A window from Triticum aestivum cultivar Chinese Spring chromosome 6D, IWGSC CS RefSeq v2.1, whole genome shotgun sequence encodes these proteins:
- the LOC123140659 gene encoding receptor-like protein EIX2: MAVPRQLLRVTMILTMFLVRHAGAQGAFFPMPRHPRLPALPPTPGGTLCVPRERDALLDFKDGLTDPINFLSSWRGVECCLWTGIICSNRTGHVVMLKINSGWPFDSSMHRVGGEIRSSLLTLRHLKQLDLSDNNFGGQPIPELIGALGCGRLTHLDLSGSNFGGRIPPHLGNLSNLVSLQLNYMADGSYSPDLTWVSCLQKLQVLGMSEVDLSAATSWLHDINMLPRLADLDLSYCALQNSMSPPAHSNLTSLENLNLISNSFNTSLGAKNLLWDLPGLQSLFLTGCGIDGPIPDAVGNLTSLQSLYLGSNKFTGMVPLSFRKLQNLTELVLDTNFIIMDMADLMHRLGHLSSLATINLDNNELYGDVPVSVRELINLNQLSLAHNNLHGTITEDHFTYLTALQTLDISDNSLTMKVDSTWKAPFNLSYAGFRSCILGPKFPSWLNQPTTYYLDVSNTSIHDSIPLWIVNPSFEYLDLSRNRLVGMLPNLLSSLQILDVSFNEIVGPIPKLPNSLLYLDLSGNNLSGALPSVIGAPMLEVLLLFNNSFSGTIPCSMLQLQQLKFLDLSKNLLDGRLPSCSRGFDTSTITLLKLNNNHILGAFPLFLQKCRELKLLDLAYNKFSGSLPTWIESKLPQLALLNLRSNMFSGGIPDQLTRMKGLQFLDIACNNISGNIPRSLGNLKAMTSTSNNSGGLFDLVNYIVVGGVSKAMSADAYTVEVGIKGQVLEYTKGIAYMVNLDFSSNSLTGRIPKEIGMLIALKNLNFSWNSLTDIIPQSIGALQALESFDLSHNGLSGEIPTSISSLTSLTRLNLSYNDLTGTIPSGNQLRTLEDQASIYIGNPGLCGPPVPGNCSRIDIIPYAPQEHNEGMSDVVSLYLSMCIGFVVGLWIVFCGFLFKKKWRIGWLSFTDHMYDRAYVHVAMGWASLARNIHQG, from the coding sequence ATGGCCGTGCCGAGGCAGCTGCTCCGCGTTACGATGATCTTGACCATGTTCTTGGTCAGACACGCCGGAGCTCAGGGAGCATTCTTCCCGATGCCCCGCCACCCGAGATTGCCAGCCCTGCCACCGACACCAGGAGGCACCCTCTGCGTCCCCCGCGAGCGGGACGCGCTTCTGGACTTCAAGGACGGCCTCACCGACCCCATCAACTTCCTGTCGTCATGGCGAGGTGTGGAGTGCTGCCTGTGGACGGGCATCATTTGCAGCAACCGGACAGGCCATGTCGTCATGCTCAAGATCAACAGCGGATGGCCGTTCGACTCGTCCATGCACCGCGTTGGAGGTGAGATACGCTCCTCCTTGCTCACCTTAAGACATCTGAAGCAGTTGGACCTCTCAGACAACAACTTCGGCGGCCAACCCATCCCGGAGCTCATAGGAGCCCTCGGGTGTGGGCGTCTCACGCATCTTGACCTCTCCGGCTCCAATTTTGGTGGCCGGATTCCTCCCCACCTCGGCAACCTTTCGAACCTGGTCAGCCTTCAGCTCAACTATATGGCAGATGGCTCCTACTCGCCTGATCTCACATGGGTGTCGTGCCTACAGAAGCTTCAGGTCCTCGGAATGTCTGAGGTGGACCTTAGCGCTGCCACCAGCTGGCTTCATGATATCAACATGCTCCCCCGTTTGGCAGACCTTGATTTAAGTTATTGTGCGCTTCAGAACTCTATGTCTCCCCCGGCGCATTCCAATCTCACATCGCTGGAGAACCTCAACCTTATTTCAAACTCCTTCAACACATCTCTTGGAGCCAAAAATTTGCTTTGGGATCTACCCGGCCTCCAAAGTCTCTTCCTAACTGGTTGCGGAATCGATGGTCCAATCCCTGACGCAGTGGGGAACTTAACCTCTCTTCAGAGTTTGTATCTTGGTTCAAACAAGTTCACTGGCATGGTGCCGTTGAGCTTCCGGAAACTACAGAATCTAACAGAGCTCGTATTAGACACCAACTTCATCATCATGGACATGGCAGATCTAATGCATCGGTTAGGGCACTTAAGCAGCTTGGCCACAATCAACCTTGACAACAACGAGTTGTATGGAGATGTACCCGTTAGTGTACGGGAACTCATAAATTTGAACCAATTATCACTGGCCCACAACAACTTACATGGTACAATCACCGAGGACCATTTCACATATCTGACCGCCTTACAAACCCTAGATATCTCTGATAATTCCTTAACTATGAAGGTCGATAGTACATGGAAAGCTCCATTCAACTTATCCTATGCAGGCTTTAGATCTTGTATACTAGGGCCCAAGTTTCCATCTTGGCTTAACCAACCAACGACCTATTATCTTGATGTTTCGAACACAAGCATACATGATAGCATACCTCTCTGGATTGTTAATCCCTCTTTTGAATATTTGGATTTGTCAAGAAATCGGCTTGTTGGCATGCTTCCTAACCTATTATCTTCCTTGCAAATACTGGATGTCAGTTTTAACGAGATTGTTGGCCCAATTCCAAAACTTCCAAATAGTCTATTATACTTGGACCTCTCCGGAAACAATCTGTCAGGCGCACTGCCATCAGTTATAGGAGCACCAATGCTAGAAGTACTCCTTCTCTTCAATAATTCCTTTTCGGGAACTATTCCATGCTCCATGCTTCAGTTGCAACAGTTGAAATTTTTAGACCTATCAAAAAACCTACTAGATGGGCGATTGCCCAGTTGCTCTCGAGGATTCGATACCTCAACTATTACCTTGCTTAAATTGAACAACAACCATATTTTAGGAGCATTCCCGTTGTTTCTTCAGAAATGCAGAGAGCTAAAACTTTTGGATCTGGCATACAACAAATTTTCTGGGAGCTTACCAACATGGATTGAGTCAAAGTTGCCACAATTGGCACTTCTAAATTTGCGCTCAAACATGTTCTCTGGCGGCATCCCTGATCAACTAACTAGGATGAAGGGGCTTCAATTTTTAGACATTGCATGCAACAACATCTCAGGGAACATACCACGATCACTTGGGAATCTCAAAGCTATGACTTCTACTTCCAATAATAGTGGTGGCCTTTTTGACCTTGTCAATTATATTGTAGTTGGTGGAGTTTCTAAGGCCATGTCCGCTGATGCTTATACTGTAGAGGTGGGGATAAAAGGTCAAGTGCTTGAATATACCAAAGGGATAGCATACATGGTAAACCTTGATTTTTCCAGCAACAGTTTGACAGGGCGGATTCCTAAGGAAATTGGCATGCTCATTGCATTAAAGAACTTAAACTTCTCCTGGAATAGCCTGACTGACATAATACCCCAAAGCATCGGTGCGCTACAAGCTTTGGAATCTTTTGACCTCTCGCACAATGGGCTCTCTGGTGAAATCCCTACAAGCATATCATCTCTAACGTCACTAACCCGCTTGAACTTGTCATATAATGATCTGACTGGGACTATACCATCCGGGAACCAATTAAGAACACTAGAGGACCAAGCGTCCATATATATTGGCAACCCAGGTCTATGTGGTCCACCTGTCCCAGGGAATTGCTCACGAATTGACATAATTCCATATGCTCCCCAAGAGCATAATGAAGGAATGAGTGATGTGGTTTCGTTATACCTCAGCATGTGCATAGGATTTGTAGTAGGTCTGTGGATTGTCTTTTGTGGCTTCTTGTTCAAGAAAAAATGGAGGATCGGTTGGCTCTCATTTACAGACCACATGTATGATCGAGCTTATGTGCACGTGGCCATGGGTTGGGCTTCACTGGCAAGAAATATCCATCAAGGATGA
- the LOC123142910 gene encoding kinesin-like protein KIN-6 isoform X2: MASPPPPPTTVRRNPPRRGRPALTPGPTPAPAPTPTTATGTLRSRRRKAPVISRLLDDEPASAAAAAATPAAGATPLPPPPPTPPDAAISPPHPPPPAAAAAPALTSSTSSQPAAGEERLKVYLRIRPLPAPERERGGRPAAGRARAKEQPPPPPKKQQQPPGVCLVATGPGSVALTVPQAKLVDHRRGRTATEVFDGFSAVLPPDSSQNDIFTQVMNPLVDEFLGGKSGLLVAMGPTGSGKTHTVFGTARNPGLVPLTLQKIFTAADESEGGNQSPRSFYLSMFEILCEGKGERILDLLSDAAELVLQQSATIKGLKEVAVSSAMDAESFVSRGMLKRSTAATDANSESSRSQCIITIRAVHKPVDQKSEHPTSGSVLTIADLAGAERKKNTGNKGSRLLESNFINNTSMVFGLCLRALLDHQKNQKKTLEKHFKNSMLTRYLKDYLEGRKKMTLILNVKPGEDDYADTSYLLRQASPYMKIRYTSLDESSDLVSQKRTNVSLVCQENKKRRKVNKPEPEVVTAEEKELQRVSRSEQVMKNLFNALWTVSKQKISESEVAAKSMRELLKDKDIEILELKKELDDLKSRCSHVKQNDAASIAISSVSQTDLASDAALDNVHLSTELVQKISEESTYSDPEMSSAYCDMTEKSVDCDTSVANLIDEHELSSRYLKKEESCTPDVTEPKCDLKKENTEIMGQVGNKESDGSESCSEQTSAPDGGVTHAPSHLDDPSELSYTELHIVPCNLSAQFTDIQVSEKAPMEQSEEEELSSNTEVESIQHVVDIKEMKQHDYESSSQQPNFGAGDVSSNQPLLELQGMENPDELVPEPEICEPTVKEAAAEHAHGRHVPDEGLPQTKASIAPTKDCQAEGTTDDQKENLCQEEANEDLCASKPRENTKKPSRRRLLPVSAMMLKEFTGPAIDAADTKRATDGGGGAKASSGEQSATAAGRSDTLIRLLKAKAPPMRHRWG, translated from the exons atggcctcgccgccgccgccgccgaccaccgtCCGCCGGAACCCTCCCCGCCGCGGCAGGCCGGCCCTGACCCCAGGCCCGACCCCCGCCCCGGCGCCGACCCCGACCACGGCCACGGGCACCCTCCGCTCCCGCCGCCGGAAAGCCCCGGTCATCTCCCGCCTGCTCGACGACGAACCCgcctccgcggcggcggcggcagcaactCCCGCGGCCGGCGCCACCCCTCTCCCGCCTCCTCCCCCCACCCCACCCGACGCCGCCAtttcccctccccacccccctcctcccgccgcggccgccgccccggCGCTCACCTCCTCGACCTCGTCGCagccggcggcgggggaggagcgCCTCAAGGTGTACCTCCGCATCCGCCCCCTCCCGGCCCCGGAGCGGGAGCGCGGCGGCAGGCCTGCCGCCGGCCGCGCCAGGGCCAAggaacagccgccgccgccgcccaagaagcagcagcagccgccgggGGTCTGCCTCGTCGCCACCGGCCCCGGCTCCGTCGCGCTCACCGTCCCCCAGGCCAAGCTCGTCGACCACCGGCGCGGCCGCACCGCCACCGAGGTCTTCGACGGCTTCTCCGCCGTCCTGCCGCCCGACTCCTCGCAG AATGATATCTTTACTCAAGTGATGAACCCGCTGGTGGACGAGTTCTTGGGAGGAAAGAGCGGCCTTCTGGTGGCGATGGGTCCGACGGGGTCCGGCAAGACGCACACCGTCTTTGGTACTGCAAGAAATCCCGGCCTAGTACCGCTCACTCTACAGAAGATCTTCACTGCGGCAGATGAATCCGAAGGTGGCAACCAATCGCCAAG ATCGTTTTACTTGTCAATGTTCGAGATACTCTGTGAAGGAAAAGGAGAACGGATTCTCGATCTTCTGTCTGATGCAGCAGAACTGGTCCTCCAGCAGTCAGCAACAATTAAAGGCCTTAAAGAG GTGGCCGTTTCAAGTGCCATGGATGCTGAGAGTTTTGTTTCACGTGGCATGCTTAAGCGTAGCACAGCTGCAACTGATGCTAACAGCGAGTCAAG CCGGTCACAGTGCATCATCACTATACGTGCTGTTCATAAACCCGTTGACCAAAAAAGTGAGCACCCGACTAGTGGATCTGTCCTGACCATTGCTGACCTTGCTGGAGCAGAGCGAAAAAAGAATACTGGAAATAAG GGTTCAAGGTTGTTGGAGAGTAACTTTATCAACAATACGTCCATGGTTTTTGGTCTATGTCTGAGG GCTTTGTTAGATCACCAGAAAAATCAGAAGAAAACCTTGGAGAAACATTTTAAGAACTCAATG TTGACGAGGTACTTGAAAGACTACCTGGAAGGAAGGAAGAAGATGACTCTG ATTTTGAACGTGAAACCAGGAGAAGATGACTATGCTGATACATCATATTTGCTCAGACAAGCATCTCCTTACATGAAAATAAG GTACACCAGCCTTGATGAATCTTCTGACTTGGTTTCCCAAAAGAGAACCAATGTTTCCCTGGTTTGCCAAGAGAACAAGAAAAGGAGGAAGGTTAACAAGCCCGAACCTGAAGTTGTTACG GCTGAAGAAAAGGAGCTGCAAAGAGTGTCTCGAAGTGAACAAGTCATGAAGAACCTTTTCAACGCTTTATGGACTGTTTCAAAACAAAAGATTTCA GAGTCCGAGGTTGCTGCTAAAAGCATGCGAGAATTGCTCAAAGATAAAGACATTGAAATTCTAGAGCTGAAAAAGGAGTTGGATGACCTGAAGTCTCGTTGTTCACACGTTAAGCAAAATGATGCTGCATCAATTGCTATAAGCTCGGTTTCTCAAACTGACCTGGCCAGTGATGCTGCATTAGACAATGTCCAT CTGAGCACTGAGTTGGTACAAAAGATCTCAGAAGAATCTACATATTCTGATCCAGAAATGTCTTCAGCTTATTGCGATATGACAG AGAAATCCGTCGACTGTGATACCTCTGTTGCTAATTTGATAGATGAACACGAGTTGAGCTCCAGATATTTGAAG AAAGAGGAATCATGCACTCCTGATGTTACTGAACCCAAGTGCGATCTGAAAAAGGAAAATACTGAG ATAATGGGACAAGTGGGCAACAAGGAATCTGATGGTTCTGAGAGTTGTTCTGAGCAAACATCTGCACCTGACGGCGGTGTAACACATGCACCCAGTCATTTGGATGATCCATCTGAGCTAAGCTATACAG AACTTCATATAGTTCCCTGTAATCTGTCCGCACAGTTTACTGATATACAAGTTAGCGAGAAAGCTCCCATGGAACAAAGTGAAGAAGAGGAGTTAAGCAGCAATACAGAAGTGGAGAGTATTCAACATGTCGTCGACATAAAAG AAATGAAGCAGCATGATTATGAAAGTTCATCTCAGCAACCGAACTTTGGCGCTGGAGACGTTAGCTCCAATCAGCCTTTGTTAGAGTTGCAAGGCATG GAGAATCCTGATGAACTGGTGCCTGAGCCAGAAATTTGTGAGCCCACGGTAAAGGAGGCTGCTGCAGAACACG CACATGGCCGACATGTACCGGATGAAGGGCTTCCCCAGACGAAGGCTTCAATA GCTCCAACCAAGGACTGCCAGGCAGAAGGAACCACAGATGACCAAAAAGAGAACCTTTGCCAGGAAGAAGCAAATGAGGACCTTTGCGCTTCGAAGCCTCGTGAAAACACAAAGAAGCCGTCAAG GAGGAGGCTGCTGCCAGTGTCGGCCATGATGCTCAAGGAGTTCACCGGCCCTGCCATCGATGCTGCGGATACCAAGAGGGCCACG gatggaggaggaggcgccAAGGCATCGTCAGGCGAGCAGTCGGCGACGGCTGCTGGGCGATCGGACACGCTCATCCGGCTCCTCAAAGCAAAAGCGCCGCCCATGAGGCATCGCTGGGGCTAG
- the LOC123146422 gene encoding NAC domain-containing protein 53-like, protein MEMAPLPPGYRFQPTDAELTLYYLKRKILGKKLRRNPVTEIDIYQFAPWDLPGKSSMPTGDLQWYFFCTCGRKYPTGSRTNRSNQAGHWKATGKDRKVVYNSRTVGMKRTLVFHASKGRKEKRNDWVMHEYRLVESEVPNAGVRLHDFVLCKVYQKSGPGPKIGEQYGAPLEEEEEEEEEEINEIYKDDGIDYNYYGDPEE, encoded by the exons ATGGAAATGGCGCCGCTCCCTCCTGGATACCGGTTCCAACCGACCGATGCTGAACTCACCCTCTACTATCTAAAGAGGAAGATACTGGGTAAAAAGTTGCGCCGCAATCCTGTTACAGAAATCGATATCTACCAATTCGCCCCCTGGGATCTTCCGG GGAAATCTTCAATGCCTACTGGGGATCTTCAGTGGTATTTCTTTTGTACTTGCGGCCGGAAGTACCCTACCGGGTCAAGAACTAACCGGTCGAACCAAGCTGGGCACTGGAAAGCTACTGGAAAGGACAGGAAGGTGGTCTATAATTCTCGGACTGTTGGGATGAAGAGGACCTTGGTGTTTCATGCTAGCAAGGGACGCAAGGAGAAAAGAAACGACTGGGTCATGCATGAATATAGGCTGGTCGAAAGCGAAGTACCTAATGCTGGTGTTAGACTG CACGATTTCGTTCTCTGCAAAGTCTATCAGAAAAGCGGTCCAGGTCCCAAGATTGGGGAACAGTATGGCGCTCCtttagaggaagaggaagaggaagaggaagaggaaattAATG AGATCTATAAGGATGATGGCATCGACTACAATTATTATGGTGATCCTGAGGAGTGA
- the LOC123142910 gene encoding kinesin-like protein KIN-6 isoform X1: MASPPPPPTTVRRNPPRRGRPALTPGPTPAPAPTPTTATGTLRSRRRKAPVISRLLDDEPASAAAAAATPAAGATPLPPPPPTPPDAAISPPHPPPPAAAAAPALTSSTSSQPAAGEERLKVYLRIRPLPAPERERGGRPAAGRARAKEQPPPPPKKQQQPPGVCLVATGPGSVALTVPQAKLVDHRRGRTATEVFDGFSAVLPPDSSQNDIFTQVMNPLVDEFLGGKSGLLVAMGPTGSGKTHTVFGTARNPGLVPLTLQKIFTAADESEGGNQSPRSFYLSMFEILCEGKGERILDLLSDAAELVLQQSATIKGLKEVAVSSAMDAESFVSRGMLKRSTAATDANSESSRSQCIITIRAVHKPVDQKSEHPTSGSVLTIADLAGAERKKNTGNKGSRLLESNFINNTSMVFGLCLRALLDHQKNQKKTLEKHFKNSMLTRYLKDYLEGRKKMTLILNVKPGEDDYADTSYLLRQASPYMKIRYTSLDESSDLVSQKRTNVSLVCQENKKRRKVNKPEPEVVTAEEKELQRVSRSEQVMKNLFNALWTVSKQKISESEVAAKSMRELLKDKDIEILELKKELDDLKSRCSHVKQNDAASIAISSVSQTDLASDAALDNVHLSTELVQKISEESTYSDPEMSSAYCDMTEKSVDCDTSVANLIDEHELSSRYLKKEESCTPDVTEPKCDLKKENTEIMGQVGNKESDGSESCSEQTSAPDGGVTHAPSHLDDPSELSYTELHIVPCNLSAQFTDIQVSEKAPMEQSEEEELSSNTEVESIQHVVDIKEMKQHDYESSSQQPNFGAGDVSSNQPLLELQGMENPDELVPEPEICEPTVKEAAAEHAHGRHVPDEGLPQTKASIAPTKDCQAEGTTDDQKENLCQEEANEDLCASKPRENTKKPSSRRRLLPVSAMMLKEFTGPAIDAADTKRATDGGGGAKASSGEQSATAAGRSDTLIRLLKAKAPPMRHRWG, from the exons atggcctcgccgccgccgccgccgaccaccgtCCGCCGGAACCCTCCCCGCCGCGGCAGGCCGGCCCTGACCCCAGGCCCGACCCCCGCCCCGGCGCCGACCCCGACCACGGCCACGGGCACCCTCCGCTCCCGCCGCCGGAAAGCCCCGGTCATCTCCCGCCTGCTCGACGACGAACCCgcctccgcggcggcggcggcagcaactCCCGCGGCCGGCGCCACCCCTCTCCCGCCTCCTCCCCCCACCCCACCCGACGCCGCCAtttcccctccccacccccctcctcccgccgcggccgccgccccggCGCTCACCTCCTCGACCTCGTCGCagccggcggcgggggaggagcgCCTCAAGGTGTACCTCCGCATCCGCCCCCTCCCGGCCCCGGAGCGGGAGCGCGGCGGCAGGCCTGCCGCCGGCCGCGCCAGGGCCAAggaacagccgccgccgccgcccaagaagcagcagcagccgccgggGGTCTGCCTCGTCGCCACCGGCCCCGGCTCCGTCGCGCTCACCGTCCCCCAGGCCAAGCTCGTCGACCACCGGCGCGGCCGCACCGCCACCGAGGTCTTCGACGGCTTCTCCGCCGTCCTGCCGCCCGACTCCTCGCAG AATGATATCTTTACTCAAGTGATGAACCCGCTGGTGGACGAGTTCTTGGGAGGAAAGAGCGGCCTTCTGGTGGCGATGGGTCCGACGGGGTCCGGCAAGACGCACACCGTCTTTGGTACTGCAAGAAATCCCGGCCTAGTACCGCTCACTCTACAGAAGATCTTCACTGCGGCAGATGAATCCGAAGGTGGCAACCAATCGCCAAG ATCGTTTTACTTGTCAATGTTCGAGATACTCTGTGAAGGAAAAGGAGAACGGATTCTCGATCTTCTGTCTGATGCAGCAGAACTGGTCCTCCAGCAGTCAGCAACAATTAAAGGCCTTAAAGAG GTGGCCGTTTCAAGTGCCATGGATGCTGAGAGTTTTGTTTCACGTGGCATGCTTAAGCGTAGCACAGCTGCAACTGATGCTAACAGCGAGTCAAG CCGGTCACAGTGCATCATCACTATACGTGCTGTTCATAAACCCGTTGACCAAAAAAGTGAGCACCCGACTAGTGGATCTGTCCTGACCATTGCTGACCTTGCTGGAGCAGAGCGAAAAAAGAATACTGGAAATAAG GGTTCAAGGTTGTTGGAGAGTAACTTTATCAACAATACGTCCATGGTTTTTGGTCTATGTCTGAGG GCTTTGTTAGATCACCAGAAAAATCAGAAGAAAACCTTGGAGAAACATTTTAAGAACTCAATG TTGACGAGGTACTTGAAAGACTACCTGGAAGGAAGGAAGAAGATGACTCTG ATTTTGAACGTGAAACCAGGAGAAGATGACTATGCTGATACATCATATTTGCTCAGACAAGCATCTCCTTACATGAAAATAAG GTACACCAGCCTTGATGAATCTTCTGACTTGGTTTCCCAAAAGAGAACCAATGTTTCCCTGGTTTGCCAAGAGAACAAGAAAAGGAGGAAGGTTAACAAGCCCGAACCTGAAGTTGTTACG GCTGAAGAAAAGGAGCTGCAAAGAGTGTCTCGAAGTGAACAAGTCATGAAGAACCTTTTCAACGCTTTATGGACTGTTTCAAAACAAAAGATTTCA GAGTCCGAGGTTGCTGCTAAAAGCATGCGAGAATTGCTCAAAGATAAAGACATTGAAATTCTAGAGCTGAAAAAGGAGTTGGATGACCTGAAGTCTCGTTGTTCACACGTTAAGCAAAATGATGCTGCATCAATTGCTATAAGCTCGGTTTCTCAAACTGACCTGGCCAGTGATGCTGCATTAGACAATGTCCAT CTGAGCACTGAGTTGGTACAAAAGATCTCAGAAGAATCTACATATTCTGATCCAGAAATGTCTTCAGCTTATTGCGATATGACAG AGAAATCCGTCGACTGTGATACCTCTGTTGCTAATTTGATAGATGAACACGAGTTGAGCTCCAGATATTTGAAG AAAGAGGAATCATGCACTCCTGATGTTACTGAACCCAAGTGCGATCTGAAAAAGGAAAATACTGAG ATAATGGGACAAGTGGGCAACAAGGAATCTGATGGTTCTGAGAGTTGTTCTGAGCAAACATCTGCACCTGACGGCGGTGTAACACATGCACCCAGTCATTTGGATGATCCATCTGAGCTAAGCTATACAG AACTTCATATAGTTCCCTGTAATCTGTCCGCACAGTTTACTGATATACAAGTTAGCGAGAAAGCTCCCATGGAACAAAGTGAAGAAGAGGAGTTAAGCAGCAATACAGAAGTGGAGAGTATTCAACATGTCGTCGACATAAAAG AAATGAAGCAGCATGATTATGAAAGTTCATCTCAGCAACCGAACTTTGGCGCTGGAGACGTTAGCTCCAATCAGCCTTTGTTAGAGTTGCAAGGCATG GAGAATCCTGATGAACTGGTGCCTGAGCCAGAAATTTGTGAGCCCACGGTAAAGGAGGCTGCTGCAGAACACG CACATGGCCGACATGTACCGGATGAAGGGCTTCCCCAGACGAAGGCTTCAATA GCTCCAACCAAGGACTGCCAGGCAGAAGGAACCACAGATGACCAAAAAGAGAACCTTTGCCAGGAAGAAGCAAATGAGGACCTTTGCGCTTCGAAGCCTCGTGAAAACACAAAGAAGCCGTCAAG CAGGAGGAGGCTGCTGCCAGTGTCGGCCATGATGCTCAAGGAGTTCACCGGCCCTGCCATCGATGCTGCGGATACCAAGAGGGCCACG gatggaggaggaggcgccAAGGCATCGTCAGGCGAGCAGTCGGCGACGGCTGCTGGGCGATCGGACACGCTCATCCGGCTCCTCAAAGCAAAAGCGCCGCCCATGAGGCATCGCTGGGGCTAG